AGAGGAAATAAGATCTGAAATGGCGACGGCAAATGTGCCAATTGTTTTGGCTGGCACGTTGGGGGATGACACAAATTTGCCGACGGTGAACATAGACCACGAGGAAGCGGCGTATGAAGCGGTAAAGAAATTGATAGAAAATGGACATGAGCGTATCGTACATGTGAGCGGACCGATGTCCAGGGATATCAATCGCCTTTGTAAGAAAGTCGGATACGAGAGGGCATTGAAGGAAGCAGGCCTTCCGCTCATTGAGGAGTATTTCATAGAAACGGATAATACGTATGATGACGCTTACGATAAGTGGACCGTTATTCGTGACCTTGAAGAGAAGCCTACCGCCATTTTTGCCGGCAATGATGAAATTGCAGTAGGTGTGTTAAATGGCATTAGGGATGATGGCTATTCGGTGCCGGATGATTACGAAGTGATCTGTTTCCAGCATTCATTGCTGTCACGTGCAGTGAGACCGCAATTGACCGCCATCGTCGTCCCTTTATATGACTTGGGCGCGGTTTCGATGAGGTTATTGACGAAACTGATGAACGGCGAGGAAGTCGATGATGTAAATGTCATTCTGCCGTACCACAAGGAAGCACGCGAATCAACGAAATGAAAAGCTGTTCCGGATAAAATTCCGGAACAGCTTTTTTCTTATTGCTGACTCCTCACAATATGCAAGGCACGTTCGAGCATTTGAGCATTCTTCTCCGTAATTTCCGTTTTCCGTGGAATCGGTTCATACAACGGATCAGGATCCTCCCACGTTTCGATGAAAGGTACAGGGGACTCAGCTTGCCAAGCATTGAGCCATTGTTCTGGCAACCTCCCTGTAGGAACCGGGAATTGCTTCATAGCTAGCCAAATATGCGACCATGCTCTCG
The genomic region above belongs to Sporosarcina sp. Marseille-Q4943 and contains:
- the ccpA gene encoding catabolite control protein A codes for the protein MAITIYDVAREANVSMATVSRVVNGNQNVKPATRKKVLECIERLGYRPNAVARGLASKKTTTVGVIVPDISKSYYAELSRGIADIATMYEYNIILSNSDKRATREVELLEDHLGKQVDGLIFMSDSLSEEIRSEMATANVPIVLAGTLGDDTNLPTVNIDHEEAAYEAVKKLIENGHERIVHVSGPMSRDINRLCKKVGYERALKEAGLPLIEEYFIETDNTYDDAYDKWTVIRDLEEKPTAIFAGNDEIAVGVLNGIRDDGYSVPDDYEVICFQHSLLSRAVRPQLTAIVVPLYDLGAVSMRLLTKLMNGEEVDDVNVILPYHKEARESTK